Within Ovis aries strain OAR_USU_Benz2616 breed Rambouillet chromosome 3, ARS-UI_Ramb_v3.0, whole genome shotgun sequence, the genomic segment CCAGTCGTCCTACGACGCCGAGCAGGTGCCTCAGGCGCTCCGGCGGCTCCGCCCGCGCACCCGGAGAGTGTAAGTGGTGGGCCCCGTGCTCCCAACGGCCCTGGGCCACCTGCTGCGGACCGGGTGGGCTGTCCTGGAGGCCCCTGCCGCGAAGGCACTTTATCCCCTGAAAGAAGGAAAGGCATAGAAACTGGGTCTCTTGTCTGAGCCCTCCAGGGTGGTTTGGGTTGTTAGGTAAGCTTGGAAAATCAAGCGTAGGCCTGGACGGACAGAAAGTAGGTGCGTTTTGATGTGTGACACGTCGGGCCAGAGGACAGGGGCTGTGACGGGAAGAGCTTGTTGCCATGGTAACCACTGGCGATGGCCCGAGGGCTTTGGGTgtttggggtggggagagtggggaagggaggaggaatggTCCTGTCTGCAAACATTCTTCCCATCATCGCCTGGGACGCCTTGTCCCTGGTTGGTTTTAGTTCCATGCGGCCGGCGGTGGCTCCTGGTGTATCACGCTGGCCACCAGGGGACGCTGCTGCTCACTCCCTTATTCTAAAGGGCCCACAGCTCCCTCTGGCCCCTTCTaagcggggaggggtgggggtggcgggaaTCGCTGAAAATTCAAGCCGATGAagtagagctgctgctgctaagaatCCCAGGACAAGGCTCCTGAGCCCCACCTGCCCATCCAGCTCCTCCCTCTGTTCCGGCCAGTGTCTCCGAGTGTCCTCTCCAAGTCGTGCCTGGCCATTTCCCACAGGCACCCAGGCAGATGTGGCCTGCATTCCAGCTGTGCGCCACAGCAGCCCTGGGTCCTGGAGTGGAGTTCAGCACTTTCTGAAGCCAATTTCCTCAGCCGGAAGATTAGGGGTTGAGTGTGGGGAGTAACGGGAAAGAGTTGGCAAGCTACGGCCCTAAGCAAATGTTTATCTGAGCCTCTGCTTTCTGGTCCACAGAGTGGGGTgcagtccctcctccagggcgaTGAGAGCTGGGGGTAGCGTGCTGGCACAGAGGAGCAATTGTAGCTGCATCTTTAACTCCTCTGCTGAGGCCCTTCTCTGGGCACAGAAGCAGGAGGGATGACaagcccctcttctctctccacagAAAAAGCGAGTCCCCACAAGCTGCTGGCATTGACCGCATGGCAGCTCCACGAGCAGAGGTACCCTCCCACCTCACCACTGGGCAGCTGCCTGGCTCCACCTCCAGCCCCTGAGCCTGTCCTGCTGGTGCCCACTATGTGCCTAGGATGGGGGTTGGGTacagggcaggtggggaggggagggaaaggccCACAGCCTCAGCCTCAGACACCTCAGAACCCCCAGCCAGAAGAGGGGAGGGCCTGTGATGAGCACACAGAGGCAGAGGGTACCAGCCAGCCAGCATTCATTCAGCAAGCTCAGACCCACCTTGGATACCAAAGCTTCAGAGGTGACTTAGACCAGgccctgtcctcaaggagttcACTGCTCCCCAGGGACACACTCTTAAACATGGGCATTTCAAAACCAATGTGGTCAATGCCCTGGGGACTATGAGGGTACAGGAGTCCCCAGTGAGGCCTGGGAGATGAGGAAGTTACCAAGTCCGGGGAGTTTGAACCCTTCCCTCTCTTGCTCATGCCCCCAGGCTTGGAAAGAGCACCTGCTCTGGAGtcagggagacctgagttctaaaCCTGGCTTCTCCCTAACAAATAGAGTGGAGCATCAGAAAGTCACTcatcctccctgagcctcaggttcctcatctgttaaatgcgACACTGAAGAATGTAAAGCACTGTGGTAGGAACTTGGTGAatgtttcctccctccttccttaccattttcttctcccaggCCCTGTTTGATTTCACTGGCAACAGCAAACATGAGCTGAATTTCAAAGTTGGAGATGTGATCTTCCTTCTCAGTCGGATCAATAAAGATTGGCTAGAGGTAAGTTTGGAGGTGAGCAAGGAGGTGAGACTGAAGATGAGGAGGAAGTGAGGTTGCAGGTAAGTTGGAGGTGAAGTCGTTTTGATTCTGTGAGGgatcagagaaagaggaaggatcTGAGATGGCCCCAGGGAAAAAATGCTGTCCAAAGGTGTagatcagggaagcctgaggaaaTATTGTGTATGTGACTGAAGCAGAAGATTCTGGCACCTACACTTGCCTCTGACCCCATCAGTGGTCACATTAGAAAGTCAGTTAACCCTCTGAGTTTCATTTCTTGTTCTGTAACAGGGTCTCTCAGCCTGTTCACTCTGACATGTGGGAGCAGGCAGTTCTCTGTTGGGGTGCACCCCTGTGCACTGTGGGGTTTTAATGGTGACCTTGGCATCCATCTgttagatgccagtagcacccctCCAGCTGCAGCAGTCAAGTGTGTCCCCAGACCTCTGGCCCCAGAAGGCAGAATCACGCTCAGTGGAGACGTGCTGTTTGTAATTGGGTAAAGTTACTCACCACTCagggagtgagtgaaagtgaGGTGGGAGACTCACTTGAACTCCAGCGTCTGACGTCACATCCTAGCTGTTTTTAGCTAGCTTTGTGACTTTGGGAAACTTACTCAACCGCGTGATTTCCTCTCCCGTAAATGGAGATAACCCTGGCTGTTTCTTCATAGGTTTCTGGGAAGGGTTGAAGGAGACGCAGATGTTCAGGGCTCGGCCCATATAGGGCCTGGGTGTGTGGCATCTTGGCCACGCTTTGTCCCTGCCAGCAGCAAGCATGGTCCTTACAGAGGCTCAGAGCACAACTGAAGATGGAGCGGGTATCACCGAGTGGGAAGTCCTGGCCTCATGCAGCCTTTTGGATTAAGTCCTCTTGTtatgaaagattttcttttctcagggCTCCTGAAGCGGTGTGTGAAGGAGCTTATGGAACAGGTCCCGAGGCAGGGCCAGCCACCAGGGGTCCGGGAACCATTGAGGGAAGGGGACGGTCCCTGGCACCCAGGGGCTGGAGAGGAGTATGGGCCAACTGTTCATCTCACAACTTGGTTTGATTTTTACCCCAGTCCCGCAGCTCTGTCTCAGGTACTCACGAGCTCTGACAGCTGAAGGGTATTGCTGGGTCATTCTCCAGAAACAGGAAATGTTTGTTGACTTCTTGTTTTCTAGAAGGTTCTGTGGGTCAGTATGCTAACTGACTTCTGGCTTCAGATGGATAGGAGGGTTAGGGGAAGAGCAAGGGTACTACCTCAGCCTCAGTTTTTATGTCTGTAAAAGAGGCTGGAACAGTATGTCTTCCATAGGGTTATGAAGATTAAGAGAACAGGGGACAAAGCACAGCGATGGCTAGGTCTTGCCTGGATTTAGCAGAGAGGCCTGGCTGGAGGGAGAATTCTGGTTGTTTGGTCTAGAACAGGTGGTgtccatggatggatggatgaatgaatgggctCCGACTCtaacccctctcccttccctatcCCGTTTTCCTCCTGGACACCTACCACCATACGACTGCTCATAAATTTCACCTGTTTACCTGTGCCTTGTCTGGAGCACAGTGGAAGCTCcaggggggagggcagggattTCCATCCCTTCTGAGTACCCAGAGCCTACCCCTTAGCTGGCACTCAAGAAATAGCCAAATGAATGACTGAGTgagggaataaatgaatgagatgaAAGCAGGTTTCCAGATAAATTCAGGTCTTGACTTGTTCAAAAACGGATGTCTTGGGGTGAACTGCTTAGTGACCATGcccactttttctctttcttctgcatAAGGGGACCCAGACCTTGTCTGCCTTTCCCCATCATTATAAACGGGCAGGACCCCGAGACATGGCCCTGCTGCCTCTCCCAGCACCCACAGGGCAGTGTCTTCTTTCTGCCCTCAGGGCACTGTCCGGGGAACCACAGGCATCTTCCCAGTGTCCTTTGTGAAGATCCTCAAGGACTTCCCAGAGGAGGAAGACCCCACCAACTGGCTACGCTGCTACTACTACGAGGACACCATCAGCACCATCAAGTTGGTGGCCCGCTGGGAGGGAGGGATCTGTCCAGCTTCCCCGgccctccccaaccccatcccacccctgggcTCCAAGACCTAAACCAGATCACATGTCCCCcgaccaaacacacacacctgaaaACCCGCAGTGGCTCCCACCATCCTCCAGATAAGTCATACCCCGTCACAAGACTGCAAGGTCCAGTGTGACCTGGCCAGCCTCGTTCCCTTGTCCCCCTCCTGCCCGGCTGCCTCCTTACTCCTGCCCACTCTCTCCTTAGGGACATTGCAGTGGAGGAGGACCTCAGCAGCACCCCTCTCTTCAAGGACTTGCTGGAGCTCATGAGGTGAGGGGCTAGGGTGGGAGTTTTGAGGGGCATCAGACACCCTGCAGCAGAGAACAGAGGGAGGAACACGGCACATTCAAGGGCTGGGCGTTTTGTGTCTATTTCACCTTTTTGTTTTATCCACAGCCCAGCCCTGCAGGCTGGGTATCAGCTCACCACATTAGAGATGAGGTGGGAGGGGTGCTGCAGAGAGGTAAAGGGGCTTGCGGTTTGTGGGCCTGGATTTGCTGAAGTTTTTCCAAGTCAAAACCTTGGACTTGAACCCTCCTCCATCAGGGAACCACCACCTCCCAAGACCCAGTTATGAACAGTTGCGTTACAGAATGGAAATGGCATTGTTATATTCCCGACTGTAAAAGTAATatctattcattattttttaaaaagaatgtcagAAGTCATGGAAAGTATAAAGAAGTGAAATCGCCTCATTTTTACTCCTCTCATTATCTGATGTGCATTCCTATTTCTTCAGCTCACACCCCACCTGCACCCCACTCtccataattttattatttagttgGCTTCAGAGCATTGTTCTGTGGCTGCACCGTAACTAAAGCAGCTGTCCCCTTTTGCTGGCATTTAAGTTATCTTCCACTTTTCACTGtactactgtgaatagtgctgtgaTTCGTCTATTGGATGTCTTgcctgattatttccttaggatgaTTTTCTAGAAGTGAGGTTTGGGAATCAAGGTGTTTGCAAGTCAGATAGAGCTCCTGACCCATTTTGTCAGATTTACCAGTGGAAAGTCTGAATGGCTGTTCACCCATCTGCCTGTACCCAGATCAGACACTTCCAGTCCTTCATGAGTTCTTTGTGGCCACACACAGGGCTGTCTCAGGGGCTTTATCCTCCTCTACTCTGTGCTAAATAAAACCCACTTCTCTTCCCTATGACAGTTCTTAAGTCTTCAGCACACTATAAGACATTTCAAGCTGTTCCACGAATTTATTGTGAAAGTCCCAGTTTCTCCTGgaggtctcagtttccccatctgtacaatgggagaTTGGACCACTCCGATGATAGAACCAGTGTCCGTCTCTGACCTCTTCCAATTCTTAGATCCCGGCCCTAAATCTCCCTTcatcccctctccctgctcccacACCTAGGCCTAAAGGCTGCTGGACCTTTCCCGAACCCTGATCTCTCCCATCCAGGAGGGAGTTCCAGAGAGAGGATATCGCCCTCAACTACCAGGATGCTGAGGGGGACCTGGTTCGGCTGCTGTCGGATGAGGATGTGAGGCTCATGGTGAAGCGGGCCCGAGGTCTCCCCTCCCAGAGGCGTCTCTTCCCCTGGAAGCTGCACGTCACCCAGGAGGACAACTACAAGGTCTACAATACGGTCCCCTGAGCCAGTGGTGTCCCTGGGGCAGTGAGGGGACTCCTGGCAAAGAGCTCTCCGAGGGGATTAGGACCAAGAAAGGCTGGGCGTGTGGGACAGACTTCCTGGTTCTGAGTTGGACAGACCTGCTGACCTTGGCTTGTACATTTGGTCTCTGAATTAAATAAACCATTTCATCTCAAAGGAGCAGGCTGAGGAAGAGAATGTCtttggaagaaagaggagaggaagtaaAAACCCATTCATGAGTATCACTGAGGGATCATTTATATACAGAAGTGGGCCCTGGCTTTGAGCCTCTAATTCAGCCACCTGTTTCCTCACCTTGTCCCCTTGTGTGGGGAAACCCAGTGACACTCCTGTCCCTTCTGGTCACTCCCTTTTAAACCCTTTCCTAGGAGTAACCACTTGCCTCATGGAAGTCATCTTTCCCTGGGTACCCTCTGGGTCAGGCCAACACCAAGCCCTCTGTGTGACCAAGGTCAGGGGCTTCCTCTGCCCTCTTATTCCTGCTACTCTGCAGAAGGGCAGAGACCTGAGTTGTGGTGTTGGTGGTCTTCATTGTAAGTAAGGGGTGAAGGGAGGGTGGACTCTGGCCCCTCTGGGGAGGAAGAAGAAGCAGAATGGCAGGATCTCCCTCTGTGAGCTGAAGCCTTTTCTCTCCTAAGCAGACAAAATATCAGTAGGTATCACCTTCAGTAAGACTGCAGGAGGGGCTTGGCAGATGCCTCTTCTCAGTGAAACAAACATTTAACTGATTAAAAAGTACTAAAAACCAACCATTAAAAGTTTAGAGGCCCTACTGCTGCAGCACAATG encodes:
- the NCF4 gene encoding neutrophil cytosol factor 4 isoform X2, which codes for MARAQQLRAESDFDQLPDDIAISANIADIEEKRGFTSHFVFVIEVKTKGGSKYLIYRRYRQFYALQSKLEERFGRESKTSPSTCILPTLPAKVYVGVKQEIAEMRIPALNAYMKHLLSLPIWVLMDEDVRIFFYQSSYDAEQVPQALRRLRPRTRRVKSESPQAAGIDRMAAPRAEALFDFTGNSKHELNFKVGDVIFLLSRINKDWLEGTVRGTTGIFPVSFVKILKDFPEEEDPTNWLRCYYYEDTISTIKDIAVEEDLSSTPLFKDLLELMRPKGCWTFPEP
- the NCF4 gene encoding neutrophil cytosol factor 4 isoform X1; the encoded protein is MARAQQLRAESDFDQLPDDIAISANIADIEEKRGFTSHFVFVIEVKTKGGSKYLIYRRYRQFYALQSKLEERFGRESKTSPSTCILPTLPAKVYVGVKQEIAEMRIPALNAYMKHLLSLPIWVLMDEDVRIFFYQSSYDAEQVPQALRRLRPRTRRVKSESPQAAGIDRMAAPRAEALFDFTGNSKHELNFKVGDVIFLLSRINKDWLEGTVRGTTGIFPVSFVKILKDFPEEEDPTNWLRCYYYEDTISTIKDIAVEEDLSSTPLFKDLLELMRREFQREDIALNYQDAEGDLVRLLSDEDVRLMVKRARGLPSQRRLFPWKLHVTQEDNYKVYNTVP